Part of the Sinorhizobium sp. BG8 genome, GACGAATGAAGTGGAAGAATCGAAATCTTAGGGCGTTAGCAGACATCATTTGCGGAAATGTCGATAACTTTCCTTATCGTTCAAGCAGTTTCATCACCGAATTCTTCGAGGATTGCGACCTCGACTATGTGCACGATGGAAGCACTCGTTGGGCTTGGGTTGCCCAACGGCTTGAAGATGTACTTGCGCAGCCTCAGCAAGCACCAAATCTTCCTCCACATGCCTTTCTGCGCATTATTCGGACTGTCCTCGTCAAGAACGAGGCCCAAGAGGGTGACGAGGATAGGAGCAAAGCCCTCGCAGCCTTGAACAACGTTCTCACGGGGGAAGGCTGGATTGCCTTTTATGATGACAACGGTATCGCGCAACTACGACACATACCAACCAACACCATCGCGGATATAGCGAACCCTCATCGCCCGCTCACTCCGGCAGAGTTGGAGAGGAAAGAGCGGCTTATGTCCTATCTTGATGCCTGCTCGGAAGACGAACTTATCGAAGACCTGCTATTGCCGTTGTTTAGACAACTTGGCTTTCATCGGATCACAGCGGCGGGCCACAAGGACAAGGCGCTTGAGTACGGCAAAGACGTTTGGATGAAGTTCACGCTTCCCACGCTTCACGTCATCTATTTTGGAATTCAGGCGAAGAAGGGGAAACTCGATGCGGCAGGCATGAGCAAAGCAAATACCAGCAACGTGGGAGAGATTTTGAACCAAGTCACGATGATGTTAGGTCACGAAATTTTCGATCCTGAACTTAATCGGCGTGTGCTGGTGGATCACGCTTTCATAGTGGCGGGTGGAGAGATCACCAAGCAGGCGCGCAATTGGCTCGGCGAGCGGCTTGACGCCTCGAAACGAGCGCAGGTCATGTTCATGGACCGAGAAGACATTCTCAACCTCTTTATAGTCACGAACTTACCTCTGCCAAAAGGTGCGCTCCCGCCAGCCAAGCAGCCGTATACGGATGATGACGATATACCCTTCTAGTAGCGGCAGTCTTCGGTTGCCCTGAATTTCCACGGCTGGACCACAACCTTTAGGGATCGCGGCAAATAATAATATACGTCCAAAATTTTGATCTCGACCGATCCACAGTCGATGCGTTCAAAAAGGATTGCTCGCGCCCAACTTATTCGGGTCTTGAAAAATCTTCGGCATGAGTTGCGCCGCTCGATCCTTCGTCAGAGCGCAATCGCTTGTTGTCATGCGGCCTTTGTAGGCATTGAAACTCTGCTCCATTGCGTACCAAATCTTGTCGCGATCAGACTTTGGAGTAGGCGTCGACGCAACAAATTTCCCTATTTCTGCTTCAACACTTTCCATTTCATCAGCAGTGAACGACTCTTGATTCTCCGCGCACAGGTTGCCGACCATGAATGTCATGTACAAGTCCTGCAGCACCTCTAGTTCGCGTGACGGCTCGGGATGATGGAAAATGCTGCTTTCGTTCGATTGGTTTATCTCTTCGGCGCGCTTTGCCATTTGTTCGGAGCGTTCTGCTTCAGCCGCTTTCGCTTGCTGTTGCTGATCAACACCCCTGTTGTTCTCATGTGCAGATGCATTCCGGTCCTTGATTTTGGCCGCTTGTTCTAGCAGTGGAACGGTCGCATTCATCCAGACAGAACTATCCACCCTATGTCGGGATTCAATCCCGTCCGTAATGTCTTTAAGCAGACTCTCTTCATCGGATGTTAGAACTGACTCATAGCCGTCATCATTGCGTACACCAACCTTCTCTTCTAGTCCTTCGAGGTCGGCTTTATTCTCGACGTAAAATTCTTCCGCCTCCCGTTGATTCCTGAGTTCGGGTAGTTGAGCCTGCGCTTCGTCAATGCGCATGAACAAAGAGCGTTCAAGGTGTCGCTCGTTGTAGGTGGCAAAGTTGTCGCCGGGTGTATCGTTGGCGCATTGCTGTATTGCGCCCTTGAGAGCGACAAAATCCTCGGGGCTAAAGTCGGTAATCGGATCCCCAAACAATTGCGCTGTGTCGTTGTCGCTGACCAAGGACTGCTCCCAATTGAACGAAGCCAACGCGTCGCAAGACGGCATGGTCACAGCCCCAGCCGGCAGTGCAATCAGAAGGTAGGTGGCAGGCAGAATTGACCAAACGCGCATAAGGCACTCCCTCGCTATGCTCCTGACGTTAAATGCGAATTCCCCAATAGCAAGTGCATCACCGACTAAATCTTCGGTTGCCCTGAGTACTCAACGGCTATTGATGGGAAAGCACAGCGCAATTGTGCGCTGGTGCAAAGGTAGATCGAAGATGACGAACGCACTGGAACTTCTCAAGGCAAGCGCAACGACTGGTCATGTTGGTGGCCGTAGCCCGTTGGATATCTTCTACGACAAGATCAACACGCAGATCGAGTTCGCCAAGCAGGTCAAGGCTGGCAAGGACATCAACACGCGCAGTCTGTGGTTCCGTAAAGACGGCGCTGGCTACGTGGTGCGGATCGGCCGCAACGCTTTCGAGATCGCCGGCAGCAAACTGTTCCGTGCATCGGATCTCGATGCGGTCGTGGAACTGCTGGTCGCCGCAAAGGCTGCCATCGAGCAGGATAAGAAACTGCAAGACGTGATCGCCCTGCATAGCATGGAACGTTCGGAGCGGCTGAAGGCAGGCCGTGCGAAGGGGAAGGGCAAGAAGTAACTGCTGCGATTGTTTGCGCAAGCAATCGGATGGCCCTGCCGGAAACGGCAGGGCTTTTTCGTGCCTTCGGCTTTGGCCTGGCTGTCGCCTACATGCGATCCAGATACTCGTCGCACCATGCGTACTTCGAGCCAAATGTCCTCCAGGCAAACCTCCACATCGCCCCCCCTTCGGCCCAGCCTTGGCATCTAAGCCTGAAGTTCTCTTCCCGGCTCGCTTTGACATATGGCGCGCTGGCCGCTGCATAGCGTTCCATCCTGCGGTCTTCATGTTGTTTTGCGGCTATCGCGCACATGACTAATGGGCCGAACACGATCAACACTGCGGCAATGCGGAGGATGTTCGGTAACAATGTAAAAAATCTCAGCATGACTTCCTCGGTATGCACTTGCGAGCGTACCTACTGGTCCGCTGCTGGGGTACATCGCACGCTAGAGTTTCAGGATCGCTAACGGGGTAGCCTAAGAAGCACAGAGGCTCGTCCGTTACAGGGGAGGGTAGGTCATGCGTATTGCAGCGCGAGGATGCTGCTGCGTTTCCTTATGCCTTTACGGGTGCGTATGACTGCACATCATAGGAGGCCGCTAAGCAGTCAAGGACGCGAGGGCAGGCACAATGCTACGCGTGGTGCTGCTAAGTCATGATCGCAGCGGAAGAAGTGTCTGAGGGTGCCTGTGACAGCAGGGACTTCATAGGTGTCGCGGCAAACATAGGCCTACCACCCCTATGGGGTCTTTAAAGTCTCTGTAACATGCGTCCGCAGATTTGATACCAAACCTGTTGCGTCCGAAACGTGCCCTTTGAACTTAGTCCAAATTTTCCAATGAATCTGTTTGCTGATATTTCATATCCCAATACGCGAGCCGCGTATTGTTACTAGTCGACACTAGCCAGAACCGTTGACCGATTTTGGCTCCGAAAAACATCTGTCCGTCGCGATAAACCCCGAGATTGACTACCAGCATGTTGTAGTCGGGCTCATGCCGCACGAGTTTGAGAACCCGCTGATTGTGGAAATCCACAATGTTGAGATCGAGAGGGCATTCGTAAGCACGGACATGCGGGTTCGCTGCGATAAAGTCTTGAACTTGATCGATCCATTTTTGCGGGACGAAGAAAGAGGTGTCGTTTTCAAATTCGGCGGCGGCACGAGTCGCCAGTTTGCTGGCATGGTCCCAGTGATAAGCATCGATCCACCCCTGCGAGTTCGCCCATCGGTACTTGACCGCATCAACAACGACTTGGGGATTCACTGGATTGTCAAATGTATTCATTGGTCTGGTCCGTATTGGGGTTTGTCACCGTATAGGGCCGGTACGTAAATTTTTCTGATTCACTTACATTTTAATTTCGACAAATCGTCTCTGGCTCCCGTATGGTTGGTTCCAGATCGAACCCCGACATCGCTGTTTTTCGCGACGACCCCGACTTGAGCCGGGTCGCAGATCGAATCCGTTTTTTCAATCATCCCGACGACGCAAGATTCGGCGCTGGAGTAGCGCGCGTACTCGGCAATTTGTGAGTATCAAAATGAGCAATAACTTGGATATCAAAGTCAACCTGAGCAACTTCGAACTATGGGGCCGAAGCAGCCTGTGCGCCGAGGTCACATTCAACGACATCCGTTTGTTCTCGTGGCATCAGACCGACGAGAGCCTTGCGAAGGGCACGCGCGAGTTCACTGCAATCGGCCAATTTGGCTACGAGCAGTGGTTTGTATTCTCCCCGGAAGGCCGCTGGGTGCGTCAGATGATCAATGGCGTCGAAAGCCCGGAAATGATTGTCCCGTTCGACCGTCTGTTTGAGATCACCGAGCAGGCTGTTCGCGACACCATGGGCGATGCACTCAACCTCACGTATCATCCTACGGGCGTTGATGGGGAAGTTGCTGTTCACTTGGATGGTAAGGAAGTGCTGTTTTGGGGCGCTGCCAACGATGAATCCGGAGGGTTCATCGTGTTTGACGCCGACGTGAGCAATTTCTTCCAGTTCTGGTCCGCAAGCACTCACGGCTTCAGCGCGTGGAACGAAGGCGATTGCGACGGCTGGCCGGATACTTTCGACCAGTCCTTCATGGACCGTATTTGCCCACTCGCTTATCGCGCACTACACAATGGTTGGATTGTCGGAGGTGCCGCATGAGTAAGCGCCTCAAAGTTCCGAAGCGGGTCAAGCAGGCTTTGGAGGCGGTAGGAAACTACCGTCTTCATCGCGGGAAGCGACACATCCACATCTACGTGAACGGCCAATTCGCCGGGATCACGCCCCATTGTGTTAGCGGTGATGGAGAACCATTCGGTCATACGCTCAGTAACACGCTGGCCCAGATCAAGAGGCTAGGAGGTCACAATGGCTAAGCGAACCCGCTACATCGTCTCTCGCGATGCCTTTCAAAATCCCTTTGTGTTCGACACTAAGAAGGCTCGGATTAGAACATCACGCGTACGGTATACTGTGTGCCGGGACGCCTTCGTTTCCGAGCAACCAAAGCCAGCGAAAACTAAGCGGGGTCAGCAATGACCCTCCACGTTTCGTACCATTCGGACATCGATATCGATGAAGAGATGCTTTTTGAAATCGCAGACGCATTCTACGAAATGACGGATGGCGAGCCATCTGTCTTGAAGAGATGCTACCCGACGGTTTCCAGCATACACCGCATGACACCTTCCATGCGGCCACTTGCGTAGATACGGGTTGGGCACTCGAATACTGCTATCATAGCGTTGGCGAGTGTATGGAACTGCGCGATGCCGCTCAAACGTTCAGGGTAGTGTTTCGACTGAAACAGGAGGCCGATATTACCCACTGGATCACCGCAGCGGGCGTTGGCACCCTAGAATATTGGGTGCGTTGGTTCATCATTGACCGGATCGATGGCGAGAAGGCGCTAGGTCGCTTTCTGATGACCTGGAAACTAACGCAGTGATACGGAAAAGCCCCGGAAACGGGGCTTTTTCTTATTGTAAGTGGTGATTGTCGGGATCCGGTAGCGGTTTCGCCTCGATCACTTGCCCCTCAATGATCTCGCGAGCCTTTGCAGCCTTAGCAATTAGATCGCTCGTGTGGTTGTGGTGAATCTCGCCGGAAACATCGACCTTTTGCGCGGCCTTGGACAGATTGTAACTGAGGATCAATTCGTTGGCCTTGAGGCGAACCATGTCATTTTTGCTTGTCTTCGCAAGCCTCTGCACTTCTTTGAGTGCGTCGGGTGACATTTCCGCAGCAGAAATCTTCAATTCCTCGGGCGTGGGCGTTCTGCCTTTGGGATTGCCCGACTTACCCTTTGGGAATTGGTTCTTCTGGAGGTTTGCCAGTTGTTTTGCTGTCATTGGTCGTTTCGCCATTATTCCTCCAACTTGTGACCGCCAGCACGCTTTATGAAGTCGTCGGCATCGCTCTCGTATGTGAAATCCACGACGAAGTTGAATTCGCTCGTCTGTGGGATAGTGAAATCTTCGCTAATGCTGTCACGGATGAACGTTCCGAATTTCGCATCGATCCATGCGGCAATCGCTGCATCCTTCGTCATTCCGGGATTTCTCTTGATGAACTCAAGTAAGCCATCTTCGCCGCGTTTGTGTCCGTTGGCGATTTCGTATTGAACTCTCATTGATGTCGTCCTATTGGTGTTTACCCGTTATTTAAGTGTAACCGCCCAAAAGCGTGCTCAAACCATTTAAGGAGCGAACCAATGGCAACTTCTCCCTTCCTCAAGCGTCTTTCCGAAATCGGTAAAGCCAGCCGCCCGACGAAAACCGCTGGCCGTAACAAGTCCGTGCAAGACTCCTTCTTGTCCGCGCTGGAAAAGCAGATCGACGCTGTAAATGGTGCGATCAAGAAGGCCGGTTCTGTGCAGTGGAACCGTGGGCATTGGGTAAAGCCGGAAGCCAATGGCCGTTACAGCGTAAGTTTCGGTTTCCCGGCAATCGCCGTAGTCGAGGGTAAGAAGTTCTTCTTCGTTGACGACCTCAAGGAAGCACTTGATCTGCTCGAAAACGGCAAGGGGCTTGTCGAGGACAAGAATTTCGTTGCAGCACTTGAAGCGCAGCGCGCCGCACGTTCTGGACCGCGCCAGAAGAAGTCCTAAGCGACACTCACAGAACAGCACAAAGGCCCCGTTTCCGGGGCCTTTTTCGTTTGAGCATCCAAATTAGCATCGAACGGTAAATACACCGGATTTAACAGCCGGTTGTTTACGCATGAGCATTACAAAGCAGGAGAAGCAGCAAGAAGAAGATCAGATTCTATCGCTTCTCAAAGATTTTCATCACGATATTCCATTATTCGCACTCACTGTCTTTGGTTCGCAACTGCGTCCAGTTCAGGTTGAGATTGCCGAAAAGTATCAGAACAGCAAGCGCACCACTGTAAGAGGCGGTGTAGGTTTCGGTAAGACGCACGTCATGGCGATCCTCATTTGGTGGGCGCTAATGACGCACGACGATGTGCAGGTGACGATCTTTGGTCCAACCGAAGGCACTATCGAACGCAACGTTTGGAAGGAACTCAATATCCTTCACTCCCGAATGGCAATGCCATTCAAGGATTGGTTCGAGGTCAGCGCAAAGAAGATCAAGCGCATATCTAATCCCGCTGGATGCTTCGCCACATATGCGCTTGCAAGCACCGACAACATTGCAGCAGCACGCGGTATTCACCAGATCAACAACTTCGTGTTCGTGGACGAGGCTGATGGTGTTCCCGATGAAGTGTACACGGAAGCACTCGAAAACATCCTCACCGACATAAACCCGAAACTCTGCCTAATTTCGAACCCGTCGAAGACAAGCGGTTATTTCTGGGAAACGTGGAACGGCCAAGCGGCAAAACTGTGGGCGCACGTTCACGGCCGCATGTCCGACGCGCCGCACGTCACCGAGGAAGACCTTGAGGCGAAAGCAATCGCCTACGGGGGCAGGGATACGCGAATGTATCGCATCATGGTCGAGGGCGAGTTCCCCGACGATGACGTTGATGGGCTTATTCCGAAATGGGCTGTCGATGAGGCGGTGAATAACCCCGATGCCGTCCCGGCTGCGTCATATCCGGTGATTTGGGTCTCGATCCAGCAGACGGTGGCGACCGCAGTGTTCTCGTCATGCGCCATGACAACAAGGTCATCGGCATTCACAAATGGAACGGCACGGACCTCATGCAGTTGGCGATGAAGGTCCGAGACCTCTACGAGGCAACGCCCGCGAAACTGCGCCCCAAGGCGATCTGCGTAGACGCTAACGGCGTCGGCAACGGCGCATATGTCAACCTGCATTACATGGGTCTGCCAGCGCGCAAGATCATGGTGACGAACTCACCAACGCGAAAGCCGGAACTTTATAGCCGCTTGCGTGATCAGATTTGGTGGGAAACTCGCCAGTGGTTCCTTGAAGGTGGGAAAAGCATTCCTGATCATCCCGACCTTCGAGCCGAATTGATCACCCCGACCTACGACAGCGACAACGGCAAGATCAAGGTCGAGAAGAAAGACAGCATTCGTAAGCGATTGAAAGGTAATTCGCCAGACTTCGCGGACGCGCTCTGTTTGACGTTTGCGATCTCGCCAACGCGGTACGCGAGCCAATTCAACTTGGATCGCTACATGAGTTCGCCGCAGAACTTGTCGCAGTACGAGTAATCGCGTCGGAAATGCGGTACAGCAGTAAATACGAACAACACTAATAAAAATGAGAACGGTGGAACGAACCGCCGCGAAAGGCCCAATGGCGAAAATCACCAAGATTAAGAAAGTTGATGAGGACGCGCTAGTCAATAGCATCGCAAAGGCAGTGCAAGAGGCCGTTGGCGTATCAGCAACGCATATCGCAAACAAGCAGGAAGAAGCACTAAAACTCTACATGCGAGAGCCATTCCCTACGGATAAGAAGGGCGACGGCAAATCCAAGTGGGTGAGTTCGGATGTTCAGGAACGCACGGATTGGGCAACAAGTCAGTTGATCCGTGTTTTCGACAACCAGCAACAGGTTGTCAGTTTTGCCCCGAATGAACCAAGCGACCAGCCAATTGCAGACCAGATGACCGAAGTCTGCAATTTCGTTGTCCGCTCGAAAAATTCGCACGTCGCAATGCTCGCCCCATGGGTGAAGAACGGCTTCCTCACTGGCCTTGGCATTACGATGGTCGAACTCAAGAAGGTTCGCGAGGAATCCCTGCCGGAAATCATGAAGGCGCAGACCGATCAGCAGTTGGTTGAGCGCGTGGCAGAGGAGGAAGCCGGAACGATTGTCATTGAGGAACGCGGCGAACCCTATGTAGGGCCACAGCAAGCACCTGTACCGGATTTGCCGCCTGAACTCGCCGCGCTGGCCGCGCAGATGCAGCCGAAAGTGCGCGATATCAAAATCCGCCGTGTCAGTGAAAAGCCCCAGATCAATATTTGCAATCTGCCCCCGGAAGATTTCATCGTATCCAAGGACGCCGATATCGACCAGCAGACCGGCGGCATTCGTGCTCGTCTGCAAGGTCATAAGCGCATCATTGGCCGCGCCGAACTCATCGAATTGGGCTTCGATGAAAAGAAGGTGGCTGCGATCCCGTCAGCGGATTCCGAAGAAGACGGCATGGCGTTGCAACGCTCGAAAGAGACCGATTACGACGATGGTGTTGGCGACGTTGAAGACGATGTGCTGATTTACGAGGTTTACACCCGTATGGCCGTTGATGGTGGAAAGCGCCGTCACTATCGCTTTGTTCTCGGCGGTGACATCACCAATAAGCCGGTCCTGCTTCATCGTGAGGAAGTCAGCAAGTTCTATCCGTATGCGGCTTTTGTGCCGTATCCGATCCCGAATACGCTATTCGGTCAGGGGATGGTTGATCGTGTAGGCCCGACACAGCGCCTCACAACGCAGATCATCCGTCAGCAGCATAACAACCTGAATAAGGTCATTGACCCGCTCGTTGTCGTGAACCCCGATGTGACACGCCCGGATGACCTGTTGAATTTGCATCCGGGTAAGGTCATCCGCAGTGAAGACCCGAATGCAGGACTGTCGTTCATTCAGCCGCCGTTCGTCGCGATGCAGGCGCAGCCGATCATCGACAACCTGAAAACGGAACTCGATTACACGACCGGTGTTGGCGGTGCGCTGGCCTCGGTCAATGCGTCGGATTTGCAGAATACGACAGCGACAGCGAACGCCCAACGCGCAAGCAGCCAGCAGATGCTAGTTGAGCAGATTTGCCGACACTTCGCAGACACCGGCTATCGCTACTTGTTCCGCATTATTGTGGACCTGTTCACGAACAACCCAGAAGAAGCGCATTCATATATCACCCGTTTGACCGGCCAGTTTACCCCGCTCCGCGTCGATGCGTGGGACCCCGATATGGATGTGACCGCAAACGTTGCGTTTGGCGTCACCGACAAGATCGGCAACGCAGGCAACCTCAACGCGCTTCTCGGCTTGCAGCAGACTTTGCAGCCGATGGGACTGGCGAATGCGCAGACCATCTATCACACTGCCACCAGACTCGCGGAGAACGCGGGCGAGAAGAACTCTTCAGCGTTCTTTGTCGATCCTTCGACTTTGCCACCAGCGCCACCGGCTCCCCCGCCACCGGACCCGAATGCCGCCCTCATCGCGGAAATGAAACTCAAGGCGCAGTTGGACGCAGAAGCAAAGGCTCGCGAATACGAGTTCGAAATGAACAAGTTGATCGTGGAGAACGACTTGAAGCGCGATCAGATGGCGCAGGACTTAGAACTCAAGCGCGCCGAGATCGAGGCAAAGTATCAGGCCCAGGTCGATATTGCCCGCATCCAGCAGGAGCAGGCCCGTCAGCGCAATGACGTTGATTTCGCCATCGCAGCGCAGGACGCGCAAGTGCAGGTAAAGGCGGCTCAGGAGCAACAGCAGACACAAGCCATGCAAGCGCAGGCAGCACAACAGCAGCCAGCGATGCCTCCGCAGGCCCCTATGATGCCTCCACAGCAGTAAGGAGTAACGCATGAACCGAGAGATTATTGAACGCGGTCAGACCGCTAAACGCTTGCTGGAATCCCCGGAATGGAAAGCCTGCTTGGAATATCTCGATAGAGATTTGATCGCCCAGTTCCGCAAAACAAATGTCAATGAAGTGAACGAGCGAGAGGACATCCACAAAGTCATGTATTGGTCAGATTTGTTCTCTGATCGACTAAGCAAGTACGTGGAGAAGGCAGAAACAGAGGTTAATATATATCAACACAAGTCAGGCGCATAACTAAAGATTTTTCGCATTGCCTAGTAAATACAGTATCAATAACAATTGCTGAGGTAATGTATGGAAACGACCAATACTCCCGTTGAGGGAACTGGTTACTCGGTCGATGAAGCGGCCACACACATCGAAAATCTTTTGGACTCCGATATTGGAACAACCGAAACTGTAGATGCTGAGAACGAAGTCGATGAGACTTCAAACACGCTAGACGATGATGTCGAAATCGACATGGAGCAACCGGAAACGGATTCCGATGATGTTGATGAAGATGCAACCGAAAGCGAAACGGACGAAGTAGAGGAACCTACCGTTCGCGATCCTAATGAGGTTCTGTTCGAAATCGACGGCCAAGGAATTTCACGACAGGAAGCCGAACGCGGTTATTTGCGTCAGTCCAATTACACGAAGAAGATGCAAGAACTCGCAGAACACCGCAAAAAGTGGATTGTTCAAGAAGTCGAGTTTCATCAGGTTCGTGCTCAATCTGAGCAGGTATTGAACAATCTTGCCGCTCACGTTGCTCAAGTCTTTGAGATGAACGATTTCGGCGCAGAACCCGATTGGGCAGCCGAATGGGACGTTGATCCATATGAGGCGCAAAAGAAGCGTTTCCAGTGGGACAAGGACAAAGCAGCATGGCAGCAGAAGCAAGCCGCTCGTGAAGCCGCTGTAAAGGCGATTTACGATTCTCAAATTGAGGTTGCTCGTCAGAACGAGGCTTACGCGAACAACAAGCGAGAAAACGCGATCATTGAAAGTCGTGAAACGCTTGCTCGTGAAATGCCAGAAGTTTTTGGCGAAGCACAGAAAGCCAATGTCAATCTTATCGCAGTTGCCAAGTTCCTTAATGAACAAGGCTACGGCGAAGACGAGATCAAAGGTGTGATCGACGCACGCACTATTAAACTCGCATATTATGCGAAGTTGGGAATGGAAGCGGCGATGAAGGTTCCAGCAGCGATCAAGAAGATTGAGGCTAAGCCTGCACTGACAATGCCCGGCACAACAACCGCACGAACAACAACAGCGGACGCCGCGTACAAGCAGGATAGGCGGAGACTAAAGCGGACTGGCAGTCTCGATGATGCTGCAAGTCTAATCAGCAGACTACTATAAGGAGAAGCCAATAATGGCCACATTGAAGACTACGGACGTCAAGAACGTTCGCGAAGACCTCGGCGATTTCATTTCCGATATCTCGCCAAAGGAAACACCTGTACTTTCCTCGATCGGTAAGACAAAGGCATCGAACACATACCACGAAACCCTCAAGGACTCGCTTGCTGCTGCCAATAAGGACAACGCTCGCCCAGAAGGTGACGACGCCCCGGCGGCAAACAACGTTGGTCCTACCCGCATTGGTAACTGGACGCAGATTTTCTCCAAGCAGGTTTCCGTTGCTGGCACGCTTGAAGCCGTTAACAAGGCTGGCGTTCGCAGTGAAAAGGCCCGCCAGATCGCTAAGGCCGGTCTGGAAATGAAGCGCGACCAAGAGGCTGCAATCACCTCCGATAACGCTTCTGTTGCCGCTGGTACACGT contains:
- a CDS encoding DUF5681 domain-containing protein, with the translated sequence MAKRPMTAKQLANLQKNQFPKGKSGNPKGRTPTPEELKISAAEMSPDALKEVQRLAKTSKNDMVRLKANELILSYNLSKAAQKVDVSGEIHHNHTSDLIAKAAKAREIIEGQVIEAKPLPDPDNHHLQ
- a CDS encoding DEAD/DEAH box helicase family protein, encoding MSITKQEKQQEEDQILSLLKDFHHDIPLFALTVFGSQLRPVQVEIAEKYQNSKRTTVRGGVGFGKTHVMAILIWWALMTHDDVQVTIFGPTEGTIERNVWKELNILHSRMAMPFKDWFEVSAKKIKRISNPAGCFATYALASTDNIAAARGIHQINNFVFVDEADGVPDEVYTEALENILTDINPKLCLISNPSKTSGYFWETWNGQAAKLWAHVHGRMSDAPHVTEEDLEAKAIAYGGRDTRMYRIMVEGEFPDDDVDGLIPKWAVDEAVNNPDAVPAASYPVIWVSIQQTVATAVFSSCAMTTRSSAFTNGTARTSCSWR